A single window of Paenibacillus sp. FSL H8-0537 DNA harbors:
- a CDS encoding methyltransferase domain-containing protein, with the protein MNQLTTFEQSLTLFRDRFTDLVKRYDGTSHNSSELERVIDDYSAFILDESNNASWETMAQQAGSELPQLLDNLRKMSSLCVAIMEKYRALKLLAGETDKTDYFKNIESCIEQEFGSFQVTADSIVLLVGSGSFPMTPLFIAKRTGAQVVGIDIDEEAIELGRRVVHRLGSGLNIRLEKAFVEQLDIIKDVTHIIFSSTVSNKYELLEQLHALTNEQVVVAMRYGDQLKSLFNYPMQAVNEEKWRLVDTILRPKQVFDIALYKREY; encoded by the coding sequence ATGAATCAATTAACAACATTTGAACAAAGCTTGACCTTGTTTCGAGATCGGTTTACCGATTTAGTAAAGCGATATGACGGCACATCTCATAATAGCTCGGAGCTGGAGCGGGTCATCGATGACTATTCAGCTTTCATCCTAGATGAGAGTAACAACGCATCGTGGGAAACCATGGCGCAGCAAGCCGGAAGCGAGCTTCCTCAGCTTCTCGACAACCTAAGGAAGATGTCTTCGTTATGCGTCGCTATTATGGAAAAATATCGCGCCTTGAAGCTGCTTGCTGGGGAAACGGACAAAACCGATTATTTTAAAAATATAGAGTCCTGTATTGAACAAGAATTTGGAAGCTTTCAAGTCACTGCGGATTCCATCGTATTGTTGGTTGGCTCAGGCTCGTTTCCTATGACGCCCTTATTTATCGCCAAGCGCACGGGCGCCCAAGTTGTTGGCATTGATATTGATGAGGAGGCCATCGAGCTAGGACGAAGGGTGGTACATCGTTTAGGAAGCGGATTAAACATTCGCTTGGAGAAGGCGTTTGTGGAGCAGCTTGATATCATCAAGGATGTGACCCATATTATTTTCAGCTCAACGGTTTCCAATAAATATGAGCTGCTTGAGCAATTGCATGCCTTAACGAATGAGCAAGTGGTCGTGGCGATGAGATATGGCGATCAGCTGAAATCCTTATTCAATTACCCCATGCAAGCGGTGAATGAAGAAAAATGGAGGCTGGTGGATACGATATTGCGTCCTAAGCAAGTGTTTGATATTGCTTTGTACAAGCGTGAATATTAA
- a CDS encoding opine metallophore biosynthesis dehydrogenase: MSHFKRVLIVGTGPASIQLAVLLKNNWNSCIGIVGRESVRSERFFTALEQSQNQVEVNVQNKKHRPMEGNCIIDHVFQGYGAITRQWDTLILSVTTDAYMEVLKQLSDQLLKQARCILLISPTFGSNSLVRHYMNGIQPNVDIISFSTYLGDTRWMNGEPSTQVLTTAVKKKVFIGSSNETSPNVERLCALFERLGIMLEVMGSPIEAETRNISLYVHPPLFMNPFSLNAIFEYSAVKKYVYKMFPEGPITQYLIRDMLAGWKEMTNVIEKLNLQGVNLLKFMTDDNYPVRLESLSRHDIDHFNELETIHQEYLLYIRYTSLLIDPFSEPDQEGKYFDFSAVPIRQIFINQEQYWDIPRMPKEDYYRIKIIQGIARFVGSSCPTIDTFITAYENKITEAAQALKGEKISDAFVVQSFEEDLKMICSAHLYRRI, from the coding sequence ATGAGTCATTTCAAACGAGTCTTAATCGTAGGCACGGGGCCAGCGTCCATTCAACTTGCTGTCCTGCTGAAAAATAATTGGAACAGCTGCATCGGCATTGTGGGGAGAGAATCGGTTCGTTCCGAACGTTTTTTCACGGCGCTTGAGCAAAGCCAGAATCAAGTGGAGGTCAACGTTCAAAATAAAAAGCATCGGCCGATGGAAGGCAATTGTATAATCGATCATGTTTTTCAGGGATATGGGGCCATAACAAGGCAATGGGATACGCTGATTTTGTCTGTCACTACCGATGCGTATATGGAGGTTTTGAAGCAGCTTAGTGATCAACTGCTCAAGCAAGCAAGGTGCATTCTATTAATTTCTCCCACCTTCGGTTCAAACAGTCTAGTACGCCATTATATGAACGGTATACAGCCAAATGTGGACATTATTAGTTTTTCTACCTATCTCGGCGATACACGGTGGATGAACGGCGAGCCTTCAACCCAAGTTTTGACGACAGCGGTTAAGAAAAAGGTGTTTATTGGCTCCTCGAACGAAACGTCGCCAAATGTCGAGCGGCTCTGTGCCTTATTTGAACGATTGGGCATTATGCTGGAGGTTATGGGCAGTCCGATCGAGGCGGAAACGAGAAATATTTCTCTCTATGTCCATCCGCCGTTGTTTATGAATCCATTTTCACTGAATGCCATATTTGAATATTCAGCTGTTAAGAAATATGTCTATAAAATGTTTCCCGAAGGACCTATAACGCAATATTTAATTCGCGATATGCTGGCCGGGTGGAAAGAGATGACGAATGTCATTGAAAAGCTGAATTTGCAGGGCGTAAATCTGCTGAAGTTCATGACCGATGACAATTATCCGGTAAGATTAGAGAGCTTATCGCGTCATGATATCGATCATTTTAATGAGTTGGAGACCATTCATCAAGAGTACTTATTGTACATACGCTACACGTCGCTGTTGATCGACCCATTCTCGGAGCCTGATCAAGAGGGGAAATATTTCGATTTCTCCGCCGTCCCCATTCGTCAAATCTTTATCAACCAAGAGCAATATTGGGATATTCCACGCATGCCCAAGGAGGATTATTATCGGATAAAAATCATCCAGGGCATTGCGAGATTTGTAGGCTCAAGCTGCCCGACCATTGATACATTCATAACGGCCTACGAGAATAAAATCACGGAAGCTGCACAGGCACTTAAGGGCGAGAAAATATCGGATGCCTTTGTTGTACAAAGCTTTGAAGAGGATTTGAAGATGATCTGTAGTGCGCACTTATACAGGAGGATATGA